Below is a window of Haloterrigena alkaliphila DNA.
AGCCAGATCACGACGAAGATCGGGAGCACCAGCTCGTACGTGTGGAACGTCGCGTGGCCGAGCATGGCGAACGCGGTCACGACCCGATCGTTCCGATCCATGCGCCGTGTACGTCACCCGATTTACAAAAATGCGACCGTTTTCGGCCGAAATCGGTGCTTCGAGCCGACTCGTGCCGATCCGCCTACAGACGGTCGACGATCGCCTCGGTCACGTCCGCCGTCGAGGCGTCGCCGCCCAGATCCGGCGTCCGCGGGCCGTTCTCGAGCGTGTCCTCGACGGCCGCGTGGACGGCCTCGCTCTCCGCGTCGTAGCCGAGGTACTCGAGCAACATCGCCGCGGAGATGATCGTGGCGGCCGGGTTCGCGACGCCCTGACCGGCGATGTCGGGCGCGGTGCCGTGGACGGGTTCGAACAGCGCGCGGTCGGGGCCGACGTTGGCGCTGGGGAGCAGGCCGAGGCCGCCGACCAGTCCCGCGGCGAGGTCCGAGAGCACGTCGCCCGCGAGGTTGGGGCAGACGACGACGTCGAACTGCTCGGGGTCGAGACAGACTCGCGTCGCGAAGGCGTCCATCAGCACCTGATCGGTCTCGACGCCGTTCTCGTCGGCGACCCGCTTGACGGTGTCGCGGAAGAGGCCGTCAGTCTCGCGCATGACGTTGGCCTTGTGGACGATCGAGAACCCGTCGTGCTCGCCGTCGGCGACGTAGTCGCAGGCGAACTCGGCGAGTCGCGCCGAGGCGGACTCGGTGACGACGCGGGTCAGCGTCGAGACGTCCTGCGTCAGGCGGTCCTCGTGGCCCGCGTAGACGCCCTCCGTGTTCTCCCGGAGGAAGACCAGATCCGTCTTGGGGCGGACGGCGTCGATGCCGGGATACGCCTTCGCCGGTCGGATGTTGACGAAGGAATCGACCGCCTCCCGAAGCGGTAGGATGACGTCGGCAGCGGTGTCGCCGGCCGCGCCGAACAGCGTCGCGTCGGCCGACGCCGCGAGGTCGTAGGTCTCCTGAGGCAGCGCCTCCCCCGTCTCTTCTAACACCGCGTCGCCCGCGTCCGCCTCGACGAACTCGAAGTCGATCTCGAGGGCCTCGAGGACCTCGACCGCGGCGGGGGTGACTTCCTGCCCGATTCCGTCGCCCGGGATGACGGCGATCTCGTGGGTCATACTCACCCCTCTCTTGGGGTGCGAAAAGAGGGTGTCGATACCGGGAGCGGTCCCTGACGGCGGGAATCGGACGTCCAATCAGGGGGAGCCGACGCCCGTCGAGAACCCGATCGCCTCGGCGATCGCGCGTCGCTTGAGCAGGACGAAGCCGACGGCGACCACCACGAAGCCGACGATGGTCAGGAGGCCGATCTCCTCGCCGAGCAGGAAGACGCCGGCAACCGTCGCCACGATCGGGACCAGATAGCCGATCAGCGCCGCCTCGAACGCGCCGTGTTGCTCGAGGATCCGGAAGTAGATCATGAAGGCGACGGCGGTCGCGAAGACCCCGAGGTAGAGCAGGGCGCCCATCGAGACGGGGCCGATCACGTCGGCACTGAGACCCTCGCCCCGACCGAGGCTGACGGCGTGGAGGACGAGGCCGCCGACGAGCATCGACCAGCCGACCAGCGGCAGTTGCTCGAGGGTCGGACCGGCCCGCTGGATCAGGACGCCGCCGAGCGCGACGCTGCAGACCTGCCCGACGATGAGCAACCGCGACGCGGTATCGCCGGCCAGCAGATTCCCCGGATCGGGCTGGACGACGAGGCCGACGCCGACGAAGCCGATGGCGGCGCCGACGGCCCCCAGCGGCGAGAGCCGTTCGCCCAGCAGCGGGATGGCCCACAGTGCGGTGATGATGGGGACCAGTCCCTGCAGGATCGCGGCGACGCCGCTGGGAACCGTCTGCTGGCCGAGAAAGAGCAGGCCGTTGCCGGCGATGAGAAAGACGCCGCCGCCCGCGACGGCCGCCAGATCGTTCCGCGCGGTCGGCCGCCACTGCTCGACTCGGAGGACGGCCGCGGTCAGCAACAGCAGCGCGGCGATGTCGTACCGGGCGGCCGCGAAGAGCAGCGGCGGCAGGTGCTCGAGACCGACCGAAATCGCCGGAAAGGAAAACCCCCAGAGGATCGCGAGCAGGACGAAAAGCGGTGCGTCGAGAGAGCGAGACATAGACGACTGTAGCCGTCAGTCCCCGAAGTATCTCGCGATTTCGGCCGTCACCTTCCGGTTCAGGCGTGTTATCACGGAACAAGTGCCACTACGGAGTAACCCGTCGCTCGAGACCGATGGGTATCGAGGGACGACGCGATCGAACGGAAACGAGTGAAAACGAGGTTCGAAATCGAACGCCGCCTACTCGGCTTCGGGAATCGCTTCGTCCTCGACGTAGGGGAGTTCCCGCGCCTTCTTCCGGACCGCGCCGGCGTTGGACTTCATCAGCGCCGTCGTGTCCCAGACGCCCTCGACGAGGGCCTTGCGCTGGGCGTCGTCGACGGTCACGTCGATCGTCTCGCCGCCGTAGGTGACCGCCTCGGCCTCGACGTCGATCTCGATCTCGCCGTCGGGATTCGCGTCGACCCAGTCCTGCAGTTCCTGAATCGTCTCGCTGTCGGCGGTGACGGTCGGAATACCCAGCGCCAGACAGTTGCCCGCGAAAATCTCGGCGAAGCTCTCGCCGATGATCGCGTCGATCCCCCAGCGCATCAGGGCCTGGGGCGCGTGCTCGCGCGAGGAGCCACAGCCGAAGTTGCTGTTGACGACCATCACCGAGGAGTCCTGATACCGATCCTCGTTGAACGGGTGCTCCTTCTGGTTGTCGTCGTCGTCGAAGCGCAGATCGAAGAACGCGAACTCGCCGAGGCCGTCGAAGGTGACGACCTTCATGAACCGCGCGGGGATGATCTGGTCCGTGTCGATGTCGTTGCCCCGAATCGGGACGCCCGAACCGGAGACGTAGTTGACTTCTGGAATCTCGACTTCGTCGGTCATGCGAGGTTCACCTCCTTCAGATCGCGTACGTCGGAGACTTCCCCGGTGATCGCCGCGGCGGCGACCATCCGCGGGCTCATCAGCACCGTGCGGCCATCTTTCGATCCCTGCCGGCCGACGAAGTTCCGGTTCGAGGAGGAGGCGCAGGCCTCGTCGCCCTCGAGCTGGTCCTCGTTCATGCCCAGACACATCGAACAGCCGGCGTTTCGCCACTCGAAGCCGGCTTCCTCGAAGGTGTCTTTGAGGCCCTCTTCCTCGGCGGTCTTCTGCACGCGCTGGCTGCCGGGGACGACCATCGCGCGGACGTCGTCGTGGACCTGCCGGCCCTCGACGATCTTCGCCGCGCGGCGCAGATCGGGCAGGCGGGCGTTCGTACAGGAGCCGAGGAAGGCCACGTCGATGTCGTACCCCTCCATCGTGTCGCCGGGTTCGACGCGCATGTGCTCCTGGGCGCGTCGGGCGGTGTCCTGCTTGTCTGCGGGCAGGGATTCGGGTTCCGGAATCGGCTCGGTGACGCCGACGCCCTGACCGGGCGTGGTGCCCCAGGTGACCACTGGCTCGAGTTCGTTGGCGTCGATGTGGACGACGTCGTCGTACTCGGCGTCGTCGTCCGAACGGATGGACTCCCAGTAGGGCTTGAGTTCCTCGAACTTCTCCGGGTTCTCCTGGAAGTAGTCCGTCTGCTCGAGCCACTCGTAGGTGGTCTCGTCGGGGTTGACGTAGCCCGCGCGGGCGCCGCCCTCGATGGACATGTTACAGATCGACATCCGGCCTTCCATCCCGAGGCTCTCGATGGCCTCGCCGGCGTACTCGTAGACGTAGCCGACGCCGCCCTCGGTGCCGAGTCGGCGGATGATCTCGAGGATGACGTCCTTCGCCTCGACGCCCTCGCCGAGTTCGCCGTCGACCTGGATCTTCCGCACTTTCTGTTTCTCCATCGCGACGGTGCCCGTCGCGAGCACGTCGCGGATCTGGGAGGTCCCGATCCCGAACGCGAGCGCGCCGAACGCGCCGTGGGTCGAGGTGTGGGAGTCCCCGCAGACGATCGTTTTCCCGGGCTGGGTGATCCCCTGTTCCGGTCCGATGACGTGGACGATCCCCTGATCGCCCGTCGTCGGGTCCGAGAACTCGATGCCGGCCTCCCGAACGTTTTCCTCGAGTTCGGCCATCATCTCCTCGGCCGCGTCCTCCTTGTAGGGGCGGGACTGATCCGCCGTCGGGACGATGTGGTCGACCGTCGCGTGGGTCAGTTCCGGGAAGGCGACCTCGAGGTCGCGCTCGCGGAGCATCCCGAACGCCTGCGGACTCGTGACCTCGTGGATGAGGTGAAGCCCGACGAACAGCTGATCCTGTCCCGTCGGCAGCGTGGTGACTTTGTGTCGATCCCAGACCTTGTCGTACAGCGTGCCCTCGCTCATTCCTCGTCCTCTACGGTGGTGGTCGGTTCGCGGCCGCGTTCGAAGACGCGGTTCGCGTCCGCGGCGTCCTGTGGCGGCGTGTGATCCACGTCCGCCATCGTGTCGGTCGGTTCGTCGTCTGTGCGTCCGTTCGAATCGGTCGCGGCCCGGTCGGTGTTCTCGGTCCCGCCGTCGGTGACCACCGTCGGCCCGCGACTGAACAGCCGGCCAGCCGTCTCCCCCGTGTAGGGGTTGGTGTGGCTGACGTCGGCCATCGTCTCGGATGTCGTGTCGTTCTCGTTCATTGGTCGGGTGCTCGGTCTCAGTCGTCCGCCTGCACCTGGACGGACTCGTCTTCGTCTTCGGTCTCCGCTTCGTCGTCGGCCCACGCGAACAGGTCGCGCAGGCGCTCGCCGACCTGTTCGATCTCGTGGTTCTTCTCCGCTTCCCGGAGCTGGTTGTAGCTCGGTCGACCCGCCTGGTTCTCGAGGATCCACTCGCGGGTGAACTCGCCGTTTTGAATCTCCTCGAGCGTCTCCTCCATGTTCTCGCGAACGTTCTCGTCGACGATGCGGTCGCCCCGGGAGAGGCCGCCGTACTCGGCGGTGTCGCTCACGGAATCCCACATCTCGGCGTGGCCGCCCTCGTACATCAGGTCGACGATCAGTTTGAGTTCGTTCAGGCACTCGAAGTAGGCGATCTCCGGCGAGTAACCGGCGTCGACCAGCGTCTCGTAGCCGTGCTTGACCAGCGAGGTGACGCCGCCACAGAGGACGGCCTGCTCGCCGAAGAGGTCGGATTCGACCTCCTCCTGGAACGTCGTCTCGATGACACCCGCTCGAGTGCAGCCGATCCCCTTCGCGTAGGCGAGCGCGCGTTCGGACGCCTCGCCCGTAGTGTCCTGATAGACCGCGAGCAGCCCCGGCGTCCCCTCGTCGTTCTCGTAGTTCCGGCGGACGAGGTGACCCGGACTCTTGGGCGCGACCATCGTCACGTCGACGTCTTCCGGCGGCTCGATCTGGTTGTAGTGGATGTTCAGCCCGTGGGCGAACTGCAGCGTGTCGCCGGCCTCGAGGTTCGGCGCGATGGCGTTCTCGTAGACGTCCGCCTGCACGGTGTCGGGCACCAGCACGGAGACGTAGGAAGCCTGTGCGACCGCGTCGGCGGGCGTCTCGACCGTCAGCCCGTCGGCTTCGGCGGCCGAGCGCGAGGACGATCCCTCGCGGAGGCCGACGACCACGTCCACGCCGCTGTCGTTCAGGTTCAGCGCGTGGGCGTGGCCCTGGCTCCCGTAGCCCAGCACGGCCACGGTCTCGTCGTCGAGCGTCGATACGTCTGCGTCGTCGTCGTAGTAAATGTCGGTGGTGAATTCGTCAGTCATCGTCTGCTGGAATTTCCTGCTGGTTCGCCTCGTCGGCGGCCGATTCCGTCGCGCTCACGGGCGCCGCCGTCTCGTCGGTGCCCCGCGCTAGCGCCGTCGCCCCGGTTCGTGAGATTTCGCGGATCCCGAACTGGCCGAACGTCTCGATCGCGGCCTCGATCTTCTGGCGGGCGCCCGTGATCTCGAACGTTGCGGTTTCGGGACTCGAGTCGACGGTCTTCGCGTCGTACATGTCGGCGACGGCGTTGACCTGTGCCGGGTCGTCGGCCTCGACTTTGATCAACGCCAGTTCGCGTTGCATCGCGTCGGGCTCGAGTTCGCGCGCCGAGATCACCGGGACGAGCTTTCGCAGTTGTTTCTTGATCTGGTCAATGCCCGGGTCGGGCTCCTCGACGACGACCGTGATCCGCGCGCGGTCGTCGTCTTTCGTCGGCCCGACGGTCAGGCTCTCGATGTTGAACTGGCGCCTCGAGAACAGCCCCGAGACGTCCGAAAGCACGCCGGGTTCGTGCTCGACCAGCGCGGAGATGACGGTGCGCCGGGGCAGGTGGGTCGCTTCGACCTCGGGGTCGATGCGAATGCCCTGCTTGTTGCGTCGACCCGCGGGGGTCGGTCGCTCCTCCGGAGCCGGGCCGTCTAATCCCCGTTTCATAGCTGGTCCTCCGCCAGTGCGAACTGGCCGTTGTCGCCGCCGCTCGGAACCATCGGGTAGACGTTGGCGTCGGGATCGATGTGGACGTCGATCACGGACGGGCCGTCGTAGGCGATCGCGTCCGCGATGGTGTCGGCGACCTCGTCGTACTCGTCGATGCGGAAGCCGGCCGCGCCGAACGCCTCCGCGAGTTTGTCGAATTCGGGCATCCAGTTGTACTCCGACGCGGCGTGTCGGCCCTCGAAGAAGGCGTCCTGCCACTGTCGGACCATGCCGATGTACTCGTTGTTGAGCACGGCGACCGTGATGTCGAGCTCCTCGCGGACCGCGACCGAGAGCCCCTGCATCGTCATCAGGAACGAGCCGTCGCCGTCGATACAGACGACGTCCTGATCGTCGTCGGCCGCGAGACGGGCGCCGATCGCCGCGGGGAGTCCGTACCCCATCGTCCCGAGGCCGTGACTCGAGACCCACGTGCGGGGCTCGGTGAACGTCCAGTACTGGCAGGCCCACATCTGGTGTTGGCCGACGCCGGTGGTGACGATGGTGTCGTCGTCGGTCGCCTCGTCGAGCGCCTCGACGACGAACTCCGGCTGAACGGGACCGTCCTCGGGCGCATCGTAGGCCATCGAGTAGTCGGACTTCCACTGCTGGCACTGGGCGCGCCACTTGGTCGCTTCCGGCGAGGAGTCGACCGCCTCGCGCAGTTGCTCGACGACCGTCTCGGCGTCACCGACCAGCGGGTAGTCCGCGTGGATGTTCTTCGAGATCTCCGCGGGATCGATGTCGACGTGGATCAGTTCCGCGTCGGGCGCGAAGGTCTCGATGCCGCCGGTCAGGCGGTCGTCGAACCGCGTGCCGATCCCGATCAGCGTGTCGCAGTGGGTGATCGCCATGTTGGCGTAGCCGGTGCCGTGCATCCCCGCCATCTCGAGCGATAGCTCGTGGTCCTCGGGGAACGCGCCGATGCCGGGCATCGTGGTGATCACCGGGATCTCGTGTTCGATCGCGAACTCGCGGCAGGCCTCGCTGGCCTCGCCCTTGATGACGCCGCCGCCGAGTAGCATCGCGGGCTTCGCGGCGTTCTCGATCCGCTCGGCCGCGGCCGCGACGAGTTCCTCGTCCGCGCGTTCCTGCACCCGATAGGTGTCGGGCGTCTTCGGCGCGTCCGGCTCGCGGTCGGTCTCGCCCTTGGTGACGTCCTTGGGGAGGTCGACCAGCGTCGGCCCCGGACGGCCCTCGCCGGCCAGCGCGAACGCCTCGCTGACGTCGCTCCCGACGCGGTCCGAGTCGCTCGCGAAGGTGTTGTTCTTCGTGATCGGGGTCGTGACGCCCGTCGTATCGGTCTCCTGGAAGGCGTCGTTGCCGACGAACTCCGTCGGGACCTGCCCCGTCAGCGCGACCAGCGGGTCCGAGTCCATGTCGGCGTCCGCCAGTCCCGTGACGAGGTTGGTCGCGCCCGGCCCCGACGTCGCCAGACAGATACCCGGTTCGCCCGAGACGATGCCGTAGGCGTCGGCCGCGTGGGCCGCGCCTTGCTCGTGGGCCATCGTCACGTGGCGAATGTCCGAATCGTAGAGCGCGTCGTAGACGGGCATGATCGCCCCGCCCTGCACGCCGAAAGCGTACTCGACGCCCGCGTTCTCGAGCGCGCGGACGACGGCCTCGGCGCCGTTCGTGACGGGTTCGGCCTGCTCGGTCGGCGTCGACTCGGTGTCGGCGTCGAGCTCCTTGGCCGCGTCCGGGGCCGCACTGTCCGTGATCTGGTCGTCGTCCTGTTCTTCGTCCGCCGGTGTGACCTTTGCTGCGCGTTCGCTCATCGATTGCCTCCCGCCGCGTGGCGGCGTGTGTCGGTCGCGCTGGGTGTAGAGTGGTGTGTCATCTGCTGGATGTGCTGTCGCTGTGAAAACGATGCGACGAATTTCGGTCCGGAGCTACGAGGTACTAGAGAGGGGGCGAGAGCGCCCCTACAATACGAATCGAAGCGAACGCGCTGGTGTCGGCCGAGTTGCGAGCCGACAGCGAAGCGCGGACCGTCATTACTGATGACGTAGGACCCTCGAGGGACATAATGGTTGCGAGTCTCACGGGTCGTGCAAGTGTTGCGATTCGAATCGCTCGAGCGCGACAGCAGGGGCTCGCGGGCGGTGGCAAACGAGGCGGCCATCCCTCAGACGCGCACCTCCTCCGTTTCGGACTGACGTTCGATGTCAGCCTCCTCCGCGAAGCGCTCGAGGTCGTCGACGGTGACGCGGCGCTTCTCGGCCCCGTAGTCCTTGACGCGGCGGGTGACCGCCGTGACCTGCTCGTCGGTCGGCTCGAAGCCGAGCTCGTGCAGGCGCTCGCGGACCGAGTGGGTCCCGGTGTGTTTCCCCATGACGAGTCGGCGCTCGGCACCGACCATCTCCGGAGTCATGACGCCGGGTTCGAAGGTATCGGAGTTCTCGATGATGCCCGCGGCGTGGATGCCGCTCTCGTGGGAGAACGCGTTGTCGCCGACGACGGGCTTGTTGCCCGGCGTCCCCATGCCGCTCTTCTCTTCGACGACGTTCGAGAGTTCGGTGATGCGCGTCGTGTCGATGCCCGTGTCGCACTGGTAGAGCGACTCGACGGCCATCACGTACTCCTCGTAGGCGGCGTTACCGGCGCGCTCGCCGATCGAGTTGACCGAGACCTGCGCCTGGTCGGCGCCCGCCTCGATACCGGCCAGCGCGTTGGCGGTGGCCAGTCCGAAGTCGTCGTGGGTGTGGACGTCGACCCGCGCGTCGGTGTGGGCACAGACCTTCTCGATCATGGCCTTGAACCGGGTCGGGGTGGCGACGCCACACGTGTCCGGGATGTTGATCCAGTCGACGCCGACCTCGCTGACGGCCTCGATGATCTCCATCAGGAACGGCTCGTCGGTTCGCGTCGCGTCCATCGGCGAGAACATGCAGGTAGTTCCCGTCTCGACGACGCGTTCGACCGATTCGACTGCGCGCTGTACGACTTCGTCCCGCGTCGCGTGC
It encodes the following:
- the leuC gene encoding 3-isopropylmalate dehydratase large subunit, producing the protein MSEGTLYDKVWDRHKVTTLPTGQDQLFVGLHLIHEVTSPQAFGMLRERDLEVAFPELTHATVDHIVPTADQSRPYKEDAAEEMMAELEENVREAGIEFSDPTTGDQGIVHVIGPEQGITQPGKTIVCGDSHTSTHGAFGALAFGIGTSQIRDVLATGTVAMEKQKVRKIQVDGELGEGVEAKDVILEIIRRLGTEGGVGYVYEYAGEAIESLGMEGRMSICNMSIEGGARAGYVNPDETTYEWLEQTDYFQENPEKFEELKPYWESIRSDDDAEYDDVVHIDANELEPVVTWGTTPGQGVGVTEPIPEPESLPADKQDTARRAQEHMRVEPGDTMEGYDIDVAFLGSCTNARLPDLRRAAKIVEGRQVHDDVRAMVVPGSQRVQKTAEEEGLKDTFEEAGFEWRNAGCSMCLGMNEDQLEGDEACASSSNRNFVGRQGSKDGRTVLMSPRMVAAAAITGEVSDVRDLKEVNLA
- a CDS encoding LeuA family protein, which gives rise to MQTQCLHKTTRPLTPVRGVEFFQGTLDSTDEIESARVFDTTLRDGEQSPGTSFSYDDKRQIASILDEMGTHVIEAGFPVNSDAEFEAVRDIASSTSTTTCGLARVVDADIEAALDSGVEMVHTFVSTSDVQIEDSMHATRDEVVQRAVESVERVVETGTTCMFSPMDATRTDEPFLMEIIEAVSEVGVDWINIPDTCGVATPTRFKAMIEKVCAHTDARVDVHTHDDFGLATANALAGIEAGADQAQVSVNSIGERAGNAAYEEYVMAVESLYQCDTGIDTTRITELSNVVEEKSGMGTPGNKPVVGDNAFSHESGIHAAGIIENSDTFEPGVMTPEMVGAERRLVMGKHTGTHSVRERLHELGFEPTDEQVTAVTRRVKDYGAEKRRVTVDDLERFAEEADIERQSETEEVRV
- a CDS encoding isocitrate/isopropylmalate dehydrogenase family protein, giving the protein MTHEIAVIPGDGIGQEVTPAAVEVLEALEIDFEFVEADAGDAVLEETGEALPQETYDLAASADATLFGAAGDTAADVILPLREAVDSFVNIRPAKAYPGIDAVRPKTDLVFLRENTEGVYAGHEDRLTQDVSTLTRVVTESASARLAEFACDYVADGEHDGFSIVHKANVMRETDGLFRDTVKRVADENGVETDQVLMDAFATRVCLDPEQFDVVVCPNLAGDVLSDLAAGLVGGLGLLPSANVGPDRALFEPVHGTAPDIAGQGVANPAATIISAAMLLEYLGYDAESEAVHAAVEDTLENGPRTPDLGGDASTADVTEAIVDRL
- the ilvN gene encoding acetolactate synthase small subunit, which encodes MKRGLDGPAPEERPTPAGRRNKQGIRIDPEVEATHLPRRTVISALVEHEPGVLSDVSGLFSRRQFNIESLTVGPTKDDDRARITVVVEEPDPGIDQIKKQLRKLVPVISARELEPDAMQRELALIKVEADDPAQVNAVADMYDAKTVDSSPETATFEITGARQKIEAAIETFGQFGIREISRTGATALARGTDETAAPVSATESAADEANQQEIPADDD
- the leuD gene encoding 3-isopropylmalate dehydratase small subunit, whose translation is MTDEVEIPEVNYVSGSGVPIRGNDIDTDQIIPARFMKVVTFDGLGEFAFFDLRFDDDDNQKEHPFNEDRYQDSSVMVVNSNFGCGSSREHAPQALMRWGIDAIIGESFAEIFAGNCLALGIPTVTADSETIQELQDWVDANPDGEIEIDVEAEAVTYGGETIDVTVDDAQRKALVEGVWDTTALMKSNAGAVRKKARELPYVEDEAIPEAE
- the ilvB gene encoding biosynthetic-type acetolactate synthase large subunit; amino-acid sequence: MSERAAKVTPADEEQDDDQITDSAAPDAAKELDADTESTPTEQAEPVTNGAEAVVRALENAGVEYAFGVQGGAIMPVYDALYDSDIRHVTMAHEQGAAHAADAYGIVSGEPGICLATSGPGATNLVTGLADADMDSDPLVALTGQVPTEFVGNDAFQETDTTGVTTPITKNNTFASDSDRVGSDVSEAFALAGEGRPGPTLVDLPKDVTKGETDREPDAPKTPDTYRVQERADEELVAAAAERIENAAKPAMLLGGGVIKGEASEACREFAIEHEIPVITTMPGIGAFPEDHELSLEMAGMHGTGYANMAITHCDTLIGIGTRFDDRLTGGIETFAPDAELIHVDIDPAEISKNIHADYPLVGDAETVVEQLREAVDSSPEATKWRAQCQQWKSDYSMAYDAPEDGPVQPEFVVEALDEATDDDTIVTTGVGQHQMWACQYWTFTEPRTWVSSHGLGTMGYGLPAAIGARLAADDDQDVVCIDGDGSFLMTMQGLSVAVREELDITVAVLNNEYIGMVRQWQDAFFEGRHAASEYNWMPEFDKLAEAFGAAGFRIDEYDEVADTIADAIAYDGPSVIDVHIDPDANVYPMVPSGGDNGQFALAEDQL
- the ilvC gene encoding ketol-acid reductoisomerase, whose product is MTDEFTTDIYYDDDADVSTLDDETVAVLGYGSQGHAHALNLNDSGVDVVVGLREGSSSRSAAEADGLTVETPADAVAQASYVSVLVPDTVQADVYENAIAPNLEAGDTLQFAHGLNIHYNQIEPPEDVDVTMVAPKSPGHLVRRNYENDEGTPGLLAVYQDTTGEASERALAYAKGIGCTRAGVIETTFQEEVESDLFGEQAVLCGGVTSLVKHGYETLVDAGYSPEIAYFECLNELKLIVDLMYEGGHAEMWDSVSDTAEYGGLSRGDRIVDENVRENMEETLEEIQNGEFTREWILENQAGRPSYNQLREAEKNHEIEQVGERLRDLFAWADDEAETEDEDESVQVQADD
- a CDS encoding DMT family transporter; its protein translation is MSRSLDAPLFVLLAILWGFSFPAISVGLEHLPPLLFAAARYDIAALLLLTAAVLRVEQWRPTARNDLAAVAGGGVFLIAGNGLLFLGQQTVPSGVAAILQGLVPIITALWAIPLLGERLSPLGAVGAAIGFVGVGLVVQPDPGNLLAGDTASRLLIVGQVCSVALGGVLIQRAGPTLEQLPLVGWSMLVGGLVLHAVSLGRGEGLSADVIGPVSMGALLYLGVFATAVAFMIYFRILEQHGAFEAALIGYLVPIVATVAGVFLLGEEIGLLTIVGFVVVAVGFVLLKRRAIAEAIGFSTGVGSP